One Heteronotia binoei isolate CCM8104 ecotype False Entrance Well chromosome 20, APGP_CSIRO_Hbin_v1, whole genome shotgun sequence DNA segment encodes these proteins:
- the CIAO3 gene encoding cytosolic iron-sulfur assembly component 3 encodes MAAVVSPFSGVLQLTDLDDYIGPSQDCIKPVKVDKKPGKAAAKIRIEDDGSYFQVNEDGESQKLEKAKITLNDCLACSGCITSAESVLITQQSHEELHKVLNANKTSDSASQKLVVVSVSPQSRASLAARYKLTPLDTAKKLTGFFKKLGVAFVFDTTFSRTFSLLESQREFVRRFQRRDDDGRALPMLAAACPGWICYAEKTHGSFIIPYVSTAKSPQQVMGSLVKGRFAEQQHLRPDQIYHVAVMPCYDKKLEASRPDFFIQEHQTREVDCVITTGEVVKLLDQEGVSLPDVEPAPLDGLFSSSSEDGLCGHAGGGSGGYLEHIFKHAAMELFGIQVDKLEYKPLRNKDFQEVTLEKEGETLLRFALAYGFRNIQNLVQKLKRGKSPYHYVEVMACPSGCLNGGGQLRADREAGRDLLREVERLYESVEPEEPERNEEVSALYRDWLGGPESERARRALHTQYHPVEKTNAATFNIKW; translated from the exons ATGGCGGCGGTTGTGTCCCCCTTCAGCGGGGTCCTGCAGCTCACCGACCTGGACGACTATATCGGGCCCTCGCAG GACTGCATCAAACCTGTCAAAGTTGacaagaagcctgggaaagcggcGGCCAAGATCCGTATTGAAGACGACGGGAGTTACTTCCAAGTGAACGAG GATGGAGAATCGCAGAAGCTCGAAAAAGCCAAAATCACGCTCAACGACTGTCTGGCTTGTAGCGGCTGCATCACGTCGGCCGAGAGTGTCCTGATAACTCAGCAGAGCCATGAAGAGCTCCACAAAGTGTTGAATGCCAACAAG ACATCAGATTCTGCTTCCCAGAAGCTGGTGGTGGTTTCTGTGTCTCCACAATCCAGAGCTTCGCTGGCCGCCAGATACAAACTGACTCCTTTAGACACTGCCAAGAAGTTGACGGGATTCTTTAAAAAATTAG GGGTGGCCTTTGTCTTTGACACAACTTTCTCCCGGACCTTCAGCCTCCTGGAGAGCCAGCGGGAGTTCGTGCGCCGCTTCCAGAGACGAGACGATGACGGAAGGGCGCTCCCCATGTTGGCTGCCGCCTGCCCAG GCTGGATCTGCTACGCCGAAAAAACCCACGGGAGCTTCATCATCCCTTACGTCAGCACCGCCAAGTCGCCCCAGCAGGTGATGGGGTCCCTCGTCAAGGGCCGCTTCGCGGAACAGCAG CACTTGAGACCTGACCAGATCTACCACGTGGCCGTGATGCCCTGCTATGACAAAAAACTGGAGGCTTCCCGACCTGATTTCTTCATCCAGGAGCACCAGACTCGGGAGGTCGACTGCGTGATCACCACAG GAGAAGTGGTGAAGCTGTTGGATCAAGAGGGGGTTTCCCTTCCAGATGTGGAGCCTGCCCCGCTGGATGGCTT ATTCAGCAGCTCCTCTGAAGACGGGCTCTGTGGCCACGCCGGAGGCGGTTCCGGTGGCTACCTGGAACACATCTTCAAACACGCAGCCATGGAGCTTTTCGGGATTCAAGTGGACAAACTGGAGTACAAGCCCTTGAG gAACAAAGATTTTCAGGAGGTGACTCTGGAGAAGGAGGGCGAAACCCTGCTGCGCTTTGCCCTGGCGTACGGATTCCGGAACATCCAGAACCTGGTGCAGAAACTGAAGCGGGGGAAATCGCCCTACCACTACGTGGAGGTCATGGCTTGCCCTtcag GGTGCCTGAACGGAGGAGGCCAGCTCCGGGCGGACCGTGAAGCCGGCAGAGACCTGCTGCGCGAAGTGGAGAGGCTGTACGAGTcggtggagccggaagagcccgaGAGGAACGAGGAAGTGAGCGCCCTCTACCGAGACTGGCTGGGGGGCCCCGAGTCAGAGCGCGCGCGCCGCGCCCTGCACACCCAGTACCACCCAGTGGAGAAGACGAACGCGGCCACGTTTAACATCAAGTGGTGA